CGCCGGCACCCGATTGCGGCCGCTGTTCGGGCTCGAGGTCGAACGGCTCAAGCCGACCGCCTGCTAAGACGAGTGCAAGCGCCTGGCCGCGCCAGGCGCCATCATTCGTGGTTGTCGTCGTCCTCGGCGCGCTCGCGGCGAGGGTAGACCTTGACCAGCAGGATGCGCGGCCCGTTCATTTTCTTGACCACCACGTCGAAGTGCGGAAACTCGATGCGCTGGCCCTGCTTGGGGATGTCGCCCAGTTTTTCCATCAAGAGGCCACCGACCGATTCAACATCGTCCAGGCCCATCTCTTCGTTGTCGATGTCGATCCCGAGCACGCGCTCGAGCGAGAAGATCGGCAGGCTGGCCTTGCCGATCCAGGTGCCGTCGGCCTGCTTGAGCCAGTCGTTCTCGTTCATGCGGAATTCGTCGCGGATCTCGCCGACCATGGCGCCGAGCAGGTTGTCGAGCGTGATGAAGCCAACCGGGCGCTTGCCCTTTTCGCCGATCAGGGCGAAATGCGGCGCGCCGCTGCGAAAACGCCGGAAGATGTCCTGCGCCGGAGTGCGCGCCGAGATCGTCTCGACCGGGCGCAGGTGCTGCTTCAGGTCGCTGACCGGGCGGCCGGCCTGCTGGGCGAAGAACAGGTCTTTCAGGTGGATCACGCCCAGCACTTCTTCGCCATCTTCATCGAAATACGGGTAGCGCGAAAAGCGGTTGCGGCGTACCGTTTCCATGTTTTCCTCGAAGCTGCGACTCGCATACAGCGCGCTGACCTCGTTGATCGGGCGCATCAGATCGGATACCGCCAGCTGGCTGAAGTCGAGCGACTGGGCCAGGATATTACGCTCGTCGGTGGTGAACTTCTCGCCCGGCGTGCTGGTGCGCAGGATCAGTTTCAATTCTTCCGTGGAGTAGTGGGTGTCATGGCCTCCGGCGCCGGCCAGGCCGGCTATGCGCAGCACCAGGTTGGCGCTGGCGTTGAGCACCGCAATGGCCGGGTACATCGACCAGTAGAACGCATACAGCGGAATCGCGGTCCACAGGGCCACCACTTCGGGCAGGCGGATCGCCAGCGTCTTGGGGGCCAGCTCGCCGACCACGATGTGCAAGAAAGAAATGACCGAGAAGGCGACCACGAAGGAAACGCCATGGATCAGTTCGGGGGAGCTCACGCCCAGCATCGCGAATAGCGGCTCGAGCAGGCTGGCAAAGGCCGGCTCGCCCACCCAGCCCAGGCCCAGCGAGGCCAGGGTGATGCCGAGCTGGCAGGCCGAGAGGTAGGCATCGAGCTGGCCATGGACCTTGCCCAGGATGCGTCCGCGCAAGCCGCTGGTCTTGGCGATGGCGCGTACGCGCGTCTTGCGCAGCGTGACAATGCTGAATTCCGCCGCCACGTAGAAGCCGTTCAGCGCCACCAGGAACAGGGCAAGACCGAGAAATAAAAAGTTTTCCATTGAAGAGAGTGAAGTAAAAAAAGGCAATGCCGACCGGCATTGTACAGCTCACCAGCTTACGATCCGGCCAGCACGCCCTTGTGGGCCGCCGAGAGAATGGCTTCGACGGCCGGATGCTTGATCTTGCGTTCGTTCGAAACGGCGTAGAAGTGCTCGCGCACTTGCGGCACGCGGCCGATGAGCAGCGCGCCGAATTGTTCTTCGATATCATGGGCCAGGGCCGCCGGGGCAAAGAACAGGCCCAGGCCGCGCCGTCCGAAGGTGGTGAGCAGGGCGTTGTCTTCGAATTCGCCGACCACGTCCGGGCGCACGCCCTGCAGCTCGAACCATTCGTCGATCTTGCCGCGCAAGGCATTATTGCGTGTTGGCAGCAGGAACGGCGCGCCGTTCAGCGACCGCGGAAAATCGCGGCCGTGCGCCGCGGCGAGCGCTGGCGCACCGACCACGATGGTCTCGCTGTCCGATAATAGGTGGCTGAACACGCGCAAGGTCGTGCCCGAACGTACGGCGC
Above is a genomic segment from Massilia sp. H6 containing:
- a CDS encoding hemolysin family protein — translated: MENFLFLGLALFLVALNGFYVAAEFSIVTLRKTRVRAIAKTSGLRGRILGKVHGQLDAYLSACQLGITLASLGLGWVGEPAFASLLEPLFAMLGVSSPELIHGVSFVVAFSVISFLHIVVGELAPKTLAIRLPEVVALWTAIPLYAFYWSMYPAIAVLNASANLVLRIAGLAGAGGHDTHYSTEELKLILRTSTPGEKFTTDERNILAQSLDFSQLAVSDLMRPINEVSALYASRSFEENMETVRRNRFSRYPYFDEDGEEVLGVIHLKDLFFAQQAGRPVSDLKQHLRPVETISARTPAQDIFRRFRSGAPHFALIGEKGKRPVGFITLDNLLGAMVGEIRDEFRMNENDWLKQADGTWIGKASLPIFSLERVLGIDIDNEEMGLDDVESVGGLLMEKLGDIPKQGQRIEFPHFDVVVKKMNGPRILLVKVYPRRERAEDDDNHE
- the nhaR gene encoding transcriptional activator NhaR, producing the protein MNHTPPNFRHLYYFWVVAKEGSITRAAERLGLAIQTVSTQLSQLEQAMGRALFAQQGRRMNLTEAGRTALSYADQIFLLGEQMQEAMAESDSTRIRLTVGISDSLPKLTAYRLLEIATQLARPVRLVCYEGEFDELLADLALHKLDVVLTDRAVRSGTTLRVFSHLLSDSETIVVGAPALAAAHGRDFPRSLNGAPFLLPTRNNALRGKIDEWFELQGVRPDVVGEFEDNALLTTFGRRGLGLFFAPAALAHDIEEQFGALLIGRVPQVREHFYAVSNERKIKHPAVEAILSAAHKGVLAGS